A window of the Drosophila simulans strain w501 chromosome 2L, Prin_Dsim_3.1, whole genome shotgun sequence genome harbors these coding sequences:
- the LOC6732554 gene encoding protein yellow — protein sequence MLRFRLGLLLLWAVSALANDNLRVAYEWREMDFKYASPDQRWSAIERGEFKPANVIPFGLEVAGHRLFVTLPRWRDGVPASLAYLDLNDTSSKGPALKPFPSWQAHNLQEAEPELVSPFRVRADKCGRLWVLDSRISGVLEQTKIYGAAQLLVYDLHNDDLLRRHVLPAGQLKQGSLLANLAVEDSDCENTFAYAADLGSPGLLVYSWKDEESWRVQHHFFHPDPMAGNFSINGIEFQWDDGLYGLALSKPLETGYATLYFHPLCSTTEFSVDTSILRNKTLATSPMIYREFKVLGSRGPNTQAGAEFLDPDTGVLFYALPNLNEVACWRTATDFSHSSQSRIYMNNDTLVFPSDIKVDDQKRLWVLSNQLPVFIYDELYAGSINFRILTASVKEAIENTACEIRTSPLPDVINKLGDILNTNIKLKSNSAPSLRNLSSLMIIGLCLLMSFRI from the exons ATGCTGCGATTCAGACTAGGCCTGCTACTTCTGTGGGCGGTTTCTGCCCTGGCGAACGACAATCTACGCGTAGCCTACGAGTGGCGGGAAATGGACTTCAAGTACGCCAGTCCGGACCAGAGATGGTCGGCCATCGAGCGGGGCGAGTTCAAGCCGGCCAATGTGATACCCTTTGGCCTGGAGGTCGCCGGCCACCGACTCTTTGTCACCCTGCCCAGATGGAGGGACGGAGTGCCGGCCTCGTTGGCCTACCTTGATCTTAATG ATACGTCCAGCAAGGGTCCAGCCTTGAAGCCATTCCCCAGCTGGCAGGCTCACAATCTCCAGGAAGCCGAACCGGAATTGGTTTCCCCTTTCCGAGTGCGAGCCGATAAATGTGGACGCCTGTGGGTGCTCGATTCTAGGATCTCCGGAGTCCTGGAGCAGACCAAGATCTATGGAGCAGCACAGCTGTTGGTCTACGATCTGCACAATGATGATTTGTTGAGACGACACGTTTTGCCCGCCGGTCAGTTGAAGCAGGGCTCTTTACTGGCCAATCTGGCGGTGGAGGACTCCGACTGTGAGAACACCTTTGCCTACGCAGCCGATTTGGGTAGTCCCGGCTTGTTGGTTTACTCATGGAAGGATGAGGAATCGTGGCGTGTGCAGCATCACTTCTTCCACCCAGATCCAATGGCGGGTAACTTCAGCATCAATGGCATTGAGTTTCAATGGGATGATGGTCTATATGGACTGGCTCTATCGAAGCCCCTGGAGACGGGCTATGCCACATTGTACTTCCATCCCCTCTGCTCCACTACGGAATTCTCGGTGGATACATCGATACTGCGTAACAAAACCCTGGCCACTTCGCCGATGATTTATCGGGAATTCAAGGTGCTGGGCTCCAGAGGACCGAACACCCAGGCTGGAGCCGAGTTCTTGGATCCGGATACCGGGGTCCTCTTCTACGCCCTGCCCAATCTGAACGAAGTCGCCTGCTGGCGCACTGCCACAGACTTTAGCCACAGTTCCCAGAGCCGCATCTACATGAACAATGATACGTTGGTGTTCCCCAGTGACATCAAGGTGGATGATCAGAAACGTCTATGGGTTCTATCCAATCAGCTACCCGTGTTCATCTACGATGAACTGTACGCCGGCTCAATTAACTTCCGTATCCTGACTGCCAGTGTTAAGGAGGCCATTGAGAATACAGCGTGTGAAATTAGAACTTCCCCTCTGCCAGATGTAATCAACAAACTAGGGGACATTCTAAATACCAATATCAAACTGAAGTCCAATTCGGCTCCTTCCCTGAGGAACCTCAGCTCCCTGATGATTATTGGCTTGTGTTTGCTGATGAGCTTTAGAATCTAG
- the LOC6732553 gene encoding BUB3-interacting and GLEBS motif-containing protein ZNF207 — translation MGRKKKKASKPWCWYCNREFDDEKILVQHQKAKHFKCHICHKKLYTGPGLSIHCMQVHKETVDKVPNSLPNRSNIEVEIFGMDGIPAEDLRDHERQKNGGKSDSDDDEPVAKKKVEYAMSVPPPMMMPPNMMPPHMLGQYGMGMMQHMPPLPPYPVPMMPHMMPPRPLFPAAMATTSAAAAAAAAHHHHAAAMAQQKPTFPAYSNATISAPPTTNHAGGASSAPPSGPPDAQQHQQRPPAPPAASGTPAAAVTTKIMHPQEDLSLEELRARQPKIQARLAAALASLANPQSRKSPSNNGGASTSIPTTPPPPSLAGISPTGSNSSSGMANSIAVSAAMSKAQENAALVAVAQAQAQAHAHAHAAQVQAQAQTQAVVQAQVQAAHVAHAVAAQHQAAQQQQAAQQQQQAAVQQQAAVQQQQQQQAVVQQQQAAQQQVKQLEELNRAVMLQRFQAARQPGNPGAAAAAAAAAAVGMMPLPGHMQLMQPMLRPAMAIGPHGALIGGNMLRAGGPGLHGMPAGLLPMQIGLPGMPGALPAGAMAMPGMGVMLQGHPNMLQMMQPRFR, via the exons ATGGGacgcaagaagaagaaggccTCCAAACCCTGGTGCTG GTACTGCAACCGTGAGTTCGATGACGAAAAGATCCTTGTGCAGCACCAGAAGGCCAAGCACTTCAAATGCCACATCTGCCACAAGAAGTTATACACCGGACCCGGACTATCCATTCACTGCATGCAGGTGCACAAGGAAACGGTGGATAAGGTCCCCAACTCGCTGCCCAATCGCTCAAATATTGAAGTCGAAATCTTCGGCATGGACGGCATTCCCGCCGAGGATCTCAGAGATCACGAACGCCAGAAGAATGGGGGAAAGTCTGATTCGGACGATGATGAACcggtggccaaaaagaaagtgGAAT ATGCCATGAGTGTACCGCCGCCTATGATGATGCCCCCAAACATGATGCCACCGCACATGCTGGGCCAGTACGGCATGGGCATGATGCAGCATATGCCGCCGCTGCCTCCGTATCCAGTGCCCATGATGCCGCACATGATGCCTCCGCGTCCTCTGTTTCCAGCCGCCATGGCCACAACatcggcggcagctgctgcggcggcggcacaTCATCACCACGCCGCCGCCATGGCTCAACAAAAGCCAACATTTCCAGCGTACAG TAATGCTACCATAAGTGCTCCGCCTACTACCAATCATGCTGGTGGCGCATCCAGCGCACCACCAAGTGGTCCGCCCGATGctcagcaacaccagcagcgaCCTCCAGCTCCACCGGCGGCAAGCGGAACacccgctgctgctgtgacCACAAAGATAATGCATCCACAGGAGGACCTGAGCTTGGAAGAATTGCGCGCGCGCCAACCGAAAATACAAGCACGGTTGGCGGCCGCTTTGGCTTCACTGGCGAATCCACAAAGTCGCAAGAGTCCCAGCAACAATGGTGGCGCCTCCACGTCGATTCCCACCACTCCGCCGCCCCCGTCGCTGGCCGGGATCTCGCCAACGGGTAGCAATAGCAGCAGTGGCATGGCTAACTCGATTGCCGTCTCCGCAGCCATGTCGAAGGCCCAGGAA AACGCCGCTCTAGTAGCCGTGGCACAGGCCCAGGCGcaggcacacgcacacgcacatgcTGCCCAGGTGCAAGCCCAAGCTCAAACCCAAGCCGTGGTCCAAGCTCAGGTGCAAGCCGCTCATGTGGCACACGCTGTGGCAGCACAGCATCAGgcggcacagcagcaacaggcggctcagcagcaacagcaagccGCGGTGCAACAGCAGGCGgcggtgcagcagcagcagcaacaacaggcggtggtgcagcagcagcaggcggcgcagcagcaggTCAAGCAACTGGAGGAACTGAATCGGGCTGTGATGCTCCAGCGCTTTCAGGCTGCCCGACAGCCTGGGAATCCCGGtgcggcagcagcggctgcgGCGGCCGCAGCCGTCGGCATG ATGCCGCTCCCTGGGCACATGCAGCTTATGCAGCCGATGCTGAGACCGGCCATGGCCATTGGACCCCATGGAGCTCTCATCGGCGGGAATATGCTTAGAGCCGGTGGCCCCGGATTACACGGCATGCCTGCAG GTCTACTGCCGATGCAGATAGGACTACCGGGAATGCCGGGTGCCTTACCAGCAGGAGCGATGGCGATGCCTGGAATGGGCGTAATGCTGCAAGGACATCCCAATATGCTGCAAATGATGCAGCCGCGCTTTAGATGA
- the LOC6732555 gene encoding uncharacterized protein LOC6732555, whose product MGYWSETRAWLFRDPAKLIRYLVLFACCIVVIVQLYECFAKLYNPPISTHSYYSLNETIEMPAVTICREPPYKEEVLTRLSGGACPHPKYATCWMKYPFGEISLDEFFENSTHDSGDTFVFYGLNEDRNNVVMNSSLHFYMGRCYTLRPKESAKRVSKAVGYSIMLEHSMLTTSVSDVDTGSVGWHVFIHDKKENFTEINMKGSGRVEYVFVGVNEEIEIKLQTQYFSNVQTREEACSDDEDYSDLKCGEQCIWQDLADNMQCSGPWMHEIASEPCNDSISMRKLISDYKDVYENEDDFDCDCVQPCQSRIYTTFIQNRKAFNQPEPRTQIYIYYTTKLISMIEERPSYDTTQFIADVGGSLGFLLGLSVLGLIGILEHMTLFFCGGFIKKMQQKEQAKLEANSEDGQSQTSDETIDIEIAYKKKEKQPKY is encoded by the exons ATGGGTTACTGGTCGGAGACGCGGGCCTGGCTCTTTCGTGATCCAGCCAAGCTCATCCGCTACTTGGTGCTCTTCGCCTGCTGCATTGTGGTCATTGTCCAGTTGTACGAGTGCTTCGCCAAGCTCTACAATCCACCCATATCCACTCACTCCTACTACAGCCTAAACGAAACCATCGAAATGCCCGCGGTCACCATATGTCGGGAACCGCCCTATAAGGAGGAGGTGCTAACG CGCCTTTCCGGCGGTGCTTGTCCACATCCAAAATATGCAACCTGCTGGATGAAATATCCGTTTGGAGAAATATCCCTGGATGAGTTCTTTGAAAATAGCACACATGATTCGGGTGACACCTTTGTATTTTACGGACTAAACGAGGACAGAAACA aTGTGGTCATGAACAGCAGTCTACACTTTTACATGGGTCGGTGTTACACCCTTAGGCCGAAGGAATCCGCCAAGAGAGTATCAAAGGCTGTTGGTTACTCCATAATGCTAGAACATTCCATGTTGACCACTTCTGTCAGCGATGTGGACACAGGCAGTGTTGGGTGGCATGTCTTCATACACGATAAGAAAGAGAATTTTACAG AAATCAATATGAAGGGTTCTGGTCGAGTGGAGTATGTCTTTGTCGGTGTCAATGAGGAAATTGAGATCAAGCTTCAAACCCAATACTTCTCCAATGTTCAGACGCGAGAAGAGGCGTGTTCCGATGATGAGGATTACAGTGACTTAAAG TGTGGTGAACAATGCATCTGGCAGGATTTGGCCGATAATATGCAGTGCTCGGGACCTTGGATGCATGAGATTGCAAGTGAGCCCTGCAATGACTCCATTTCCATGAGGAAACTGATATCGGATTATAAGGA TGTCTATGAAAATGAGGATGACTTTGACTGCGACTGTGTTCAGCCCTGCCAATCGAGAATATACACAACCTTCATTCAGAACAGAAAGGCTTTCAATCAACCAGAGCCACGCACCCAAATCTACATATACTATACAACGAAACTGATATCG ATGATTGAGGAGCGACCCAGCTATGACACCACACAATTTATAGCCGATGTGGGTGGTTCCCTTGGATTTCTACTGGGCTTGTCTGTCCTGGGTTTGATTGGAATACTGGAACAT ATGACTCTCTTTTTCTGCGGCGGATTCATTAAGAAGAtgcagcagaaggagcaggcGAAGTTAGAGGCAAACTCCGAGGATGGTCAATCCCAAACCAGCGACGAGACCATCGATATAGAAATCGCCTataaaaagaaggaaaaacaacCCAAATATTGA